The segment CAGATCCTGCGTTACAGGACTTCACAGCTAGGTAGAACCCCTCCTCATCAGGGGCGTTCCTGAGCACGGAAcaactcctcctcgtccGTAACTTGATTCGCATCAAACCatttcttctccatctccgaGCCTTGAGCTGGGGGTCTAATGCCGTTAATCCTCCAGTATTCAATATCACCTTCATAGATAGCCAGTTCCCACTTGATGCCTTTTGGTTTCATAATTGGCCTAAGAACATCGTCCAAGGCTTTCATGAAAAAGTCTTGTACATCAGGAGTTGCCAAAGTGCGTGCCACATGATAAATCGAAACAGTGGTTAATGCTTTTGGGGATTCCCCCCCAGCGAAAATGCTGTCGGCATTCAGCTCGATAAAGTGAGTGTTTGAGTAAAACGGGGGAAGGCCGACACTTGAGTAGATCTTGGTCATGCCTTGGGCAATCTGACGTTTGTCCTCAGGCGAGAAGGTACCGGTGGTGTGGTGAAAGACCCATTTAGGCGTGATGACGGTTTGAGAAAGTGATGAAAGTATTTGGACTGGATGATAAAGTCTTGATATAGTCTGAGTTGGTTCTAGAAATGAGTAGAATACGCATAATCCTCGTCTACTTATAGGCGGCAGCATGCATTGGTGTTTGGTGTGTATAGCTGCCTTGAAATAATACTGCATTCGTCTAGTACGAAACAAGCCGAGGTCCTCGGTCAGGTCTCGCACAACAGCCCTATCTTGACTAACCTTTCCAGCTCTGTAAATAAGCTACACAGCTGGCACATGTAGAACAATTTACCCGAGAAGTTCACAAAATGGAGAGCTATTGAATCTCCTCCCACTGTCGAGACGTATTACATGTTCGAGCTGAGGATCCGCTTTTTTGCGTAGCTAACCTACGGCCGAGGTGTACCTCCTCGAGCAAACCTTATTTAGATCAGCTGACAATAAGTAAAACAACAATCCGGAGATCTTGGACCTTTTACGTTTAGGTTCCAGATTGGGTGGAAAGCGGGGGCAAGGGAGGGTCGGCGGCTTTCTCTTGTTTCGATTACTGATCGTTCCGAATTCTCCACCGGCATGATTAGAAAATGTTTAATCATGAGTCTCCTAAAGTCGACCGATGGAAGGTCACTCCCCCCTCCCCCCCCTGGAGCTTTGACGAAGGCGAGTAGGGATTATAATGATGAAATCGCCGACGGGGTTTTGAAAGACCAGTAAAATAGAAACGCTATCACGCCGAACAAAGTTTGATTGACTATGTGAGATTCTGAATTGCATGTGGTCCTATAAGCCAGCCAATAAGACGATGCGAACGCTCAGTTTACCCAATTCGTAGTATAGAGTAACCATCCTCCCAGGGAAGCTGTGCGATCCGTGGCCCGTTTTTCTGACTAGCTACATCGATGACAACCCCACCTTAGTTTAATCAGCTCTGTGGTCACCGCAACTCATTAACGTACTCCACAAGTGAGTGTCCCATACAAGCGAGTGTCCCAAACACATTTTACACCTTAAACTGCCATTTTAAAAAACTACATCGAAAGCCTCAATCAAGCTTAAACTGCCTGAAAACTTAGATTCAGGCCAATGAACAACGGGAACACACAGAAGACATGTTTTCTAAATTCCATTTGTATTATTTAGAATATTACGAGGAAAAGCTATGTTCGCACTGTCTTTTCTCCTATTTTCAGGCATAGAACATCGAATAGACCGCCGAATGGTTTGGAGGAACCTCAAACATATGACTTTTTGCTCAGGAGACTATGGATAAGATTTTCAAGAAGCTAGCAGTGCTATGGCGGAATTTGCGAAATCCAATATTGCCATTTTTAGGTGCACAGTATAGGTGGGACACTCACTTGTATGGGACACTCCCTTGTGGCGTACGTTATACCTCAATTGGATTTTAAAGATGCCTCTCCAAGAAGGCAATCTGTGCAGCGATATTCTTCTCGAAAACATTGTCCCGGTAAACTCTGAAATGACCGCAATCCAGTTCAAGCAGCTCCTTTGGCTCACCAGCCATAGCAAACACCTCTAGCTGAGCCTGAGGATCTATGAGAGAGTCCTGTAGGGCCACGACCATGAACAGCGGTTTTGGTGCAAGCTGGGCGATAAACGCGCTAGGTTCAGCTCGAATGGCATGGAAGAAACTTTGAAGGGTAACCTTGTTCTCTCTCACCTTGCCCTTCTCTTGAATTATTTGTAAATGGTCCCAACTTTCCTTGGTACCCAAAACAGCGCCATTGTTGGAGTTTTCGGCCTCCTCCGCGGTCGCTGGAAAGATGGGGATATAGGTCGGCTCCATTGAAGTCGTTTCGCCACGGTCGCTATAGATCTTGGCAAGCAAAGTTTTGGGGAATCGCTCCCTTGTCATCCTGCCCGAGACGAAAGGGACTTGAGTAACGACTACTTTGATGCGTGGGTCGACTGCGCCGGCAGTTATGGCAATGCCACCGGAGTAGCTAGAACCCCATATCGCAATACGCTCTGAATCCACGTCTGATCTGTTTGAAACGTAATGAATCACGTCATGGGTATCTTGAGTCTGCTCGTAATTATTCGTATGATGTCGAGGCAGCCCATCGCTTGCTCCCCAGTTCCTATGATCGTACAGGAACACTGCGAAGCCGGCTTGTTGGAACCTTTCAGCGAAGATGTCAAGAAAGTTGTCTTTGATTCCGGAAAACTATAATACCATGCAGTCAGAGTGAAGTTCGCCATCAACGAAACGTATTGTGGCACACCGTACCCCTGGCGACATGACAATTACTGGAGCCACGATTTTCTCAACAGGAAAAAACCAGCCCCGAAGGGTAGTTTGGTCATGTGTTTTGATTTCAATGTCTTCGCGCATGACGCTGAGCTGTTTAGTAGGCGATTGTTTCAGAAGAATAGTAATGAGAAACAGGTGGTTTTATAAGATTTCATGTCCTTTATCACGAACCTCGGTAAATCTCATCATTGGTGTCTTAACCTGTGAGCCTCCTACACGACTACTGACCTCCCAGTTATTATCATACCCCGCGGTTCAAGCCAAGGTGTAGCCACATGAACTAACTGCCTCAGCGAAACGATATTTTTGGGCGTTCGTACTATCCGCCGGCAACCCCGCAGTGGCTACTCGGCGTGCCGTCAGCAAAACCGGCAGATGCCATggccgagaaggaggaggctaTGATTGTTGATTACAAAACAAACTATATCATCACTGCAACAAGTTCCTGACGGATTTGTAATACTACCCCGCATTTTATATGTGAGCATTGTCATAGCTACGTTGAGTTTGAAGCGTCTAATGTACCAGATTAGTGACCAGCCGAGTAGAAAGGCCTcacatcatctcatctcactaCTCAGTTTTTACAAGAGAGAATATATAGATTCATAGGGACGATTGATCGGGGTTTTAAAACCATCACTTACCTCAAATATCATTTATGCTGGGATTGGATGGTCTGATGACACAGAAACTCTTGTTCTATTCTCCTTTATGTTTTATTTTGTCACTGGATTATCTTTAAGTCATTAACAGTTTATTGGAATTATTCCGAACAGTCATGGCCGAACTACGCTCCGCTGTTTATGTTGCGCCCCCTACTCCTGCCATCAGACCTCCACCAGGTCCTCCTACTGGAGATTGGTCCCCGATTTCATGCACTTTGATCTACTCGGCAACAGAAGCGGTGCTTGTCGACACTCCCATCACAATCAAGCAGACCGAAGCCCTCATTGAATGGATCGAGAAGATTGCCCCCAATCGCAAGCTGTCCTACATCTACATCACCCACGGACATGGCGACCACTTTTTTGGCATCCCTCAGTTACTCAAGCGGTTCCCTTGGCCACCGTGGGGACGGTGAAGCGCATGGAGCAGCAGATTTCTGAACCCTATTTCAGCAAGACGTGGGAATTTCGGTTCCCAGAACAGATCTACCGGCCTTTCCAGTTAGCTCAACCGTTGCCTGAGGATTGTGGCCTGCAGTTCAAGCTTCAGGACCGTTGGGTCTTCCAGGCCATCGAGTGCGGACATTCGGACACATATGACTCTACTGCTCTTTGGGTGCCCCATCTTAAGCTCGCTGTCTGTGGTGATGTCGTCTATGGACAAGTACACCAGATGTTGTACGAAGCCAACACAAGGGCAAGGCGAGAGGAATGGATCCGAGGgattgagaagattgaggcCCTGAACCCGGTCTACGTCGTTCCCGGCCATCGCCAGGCCGAA is part of the Fusarium oxysporum Fo47 chromosome VII, complete sequence genome and harbors:
- a CDS encoding putative oxalocrotonate tautomerase enzyme-domain-containing protein, yielding MLPPISRRGLCVFYSFLEPTQTISRLYHPVQILSSLSQTVITPKWVFHHTTGTFSPEDKRQIAQGMTKIYSSVGLPPFYSNTHFIELNADSIFAGGESPKALTTVSIYHVARTLATPDVQDFFMKALDDVLRPIMKPKGIKWELAIYEGDIEYWRINGIRPPAQGSEMEKKWFDANQVTDEEELFRAQERP
- a CDS encoding alpha/beta superfamily hydrolase produces the protein MREDIEIKTHDQTTLRGWFFPVEKIVAPVIVMSPGFSGIKDNFLDIFAERFQQAGFAVFLYDHRNWGASDGLPRHHTNNYEQTQDTHDVIHYVSNRSDVDSERIAIWGSSYSGGIAITAGAVDPRIKVVVTQVPFVSGRMTRERFPKTLLAKIYSDRGETTSMEPTYIPIFPATAEEAENSNNGAVLGTKESWDHLQIIQEKGKVRENKVTLQSFFHAIRAEPSAFIAQLAPKPLFMVVALQDSLIDPQAQLEVFAMAGEPKELLELDCGHFRVYRDNVFEKNIAAQIAFLERHL
- a CDS encoding beta-lactamase-like protein, which translates into the protein MAELRSAVYVAPPTPAIRPPPGPPTGDWSPISCTLIYSATEAVLVDTPITIKQTEALIEWIEKIAPNRKLSYIYITHGHGDHFFGIPQLLKRFPWPPKTWEFRFPEQIYRPFQLAQPLPEDCGLQFKLQDRWVFQAIECGHSDTYDSTALWVPHLKLAVCGDVVYGQVHQMLYEANTRARREEWIRGIEKIEALNPVYVVPGHRQAEEIDGTWHLAATKKYIEDFGRVLQKKPKDAQELVGLMINLYPERYNPNALQLSAAGVFMAPEEERV